Sequence from the Sphingobacteriaceae bacterium GW460-11-11-14-LB5 genome:
GCCACAATAGTGGGTATTCCTGTTTCTACAATAATTGCCAATGATGAAAATAGCGGTGGTGCGCAGTATATTTTGAAAAATTTGACTTACCAATTTTGGGAAAAGGTAGAGGCCGATTGTGAAGCCTTGTTCGATATAATGAATGGTTTTAACAAACAGTTATGGCTTTCTGATTACCAGAAGCGGAAAAGCTACCGGACTGAAGACCGTGGTATACAGGCATGGTGCGCAGATATGTGGGCTGTTCTGTGGAATTTATGGTATTTTGGAAGCAAGGTTCATATCCATTCAGAATTGGAATTTTCCTGGCCAAATAGCCCTATAGAGAAATGGGAAAAATTAGCTGTTTTTCATTATTCAGGCCATCAACATTATGATGATAGTATTTTTAAAAAAACAAAATACATTAATTTCAAGCCATGGTACGACCAAAAACTCAATAGCATCTCAGAAAAAGTATGTAGTTATAAAATTTTAGATGCCATAGAAGAAATAAGGACAGAATTGGATGAGGGAAGGATTCAGATACCTCAAACTTGTATTGTTCTGGTTGTTGATAAATATCAAAAAAGCAGTTTAGACTGTTTACTCGGATTACAACAATACATTAACAAAAAATTAGAATGTAATATTCATATTATTTTAGAAGACTTTAAGGGTATCCCATTTAATGTTAATGATTTAGGTGGTAATGATAATGAATTTCTAGATTTTGAACGCCTAAGACAAAAACTTAATGATGCGCATTATACTGAAATAATATTTTGGCCAATTCAATACCTGTTGAGTGAAAAAGACCTCCTCAATAATTTAAATATCCTAAAAGCTAATGCAGCAAATTTTAGGTGGGCAACATCATCTGTTGTTAAAAAAATAGATTTAATTTTCACAAAGGCGTTTATAGATATACTGGATGAAGATTTATTAACAATGAACCTTAACAAATTTGAACTTGTTAAAAATCAACCTAAAAGCCTACTCTTCATAAAAAAAGATTTTTTACTTAAAAAATCCCAAGGCTCCCATCACTATGAGGAATTCGTAGCTGGATTAGGCCTCACTACGGACACCCACCAGATAAATAATTCAACACTTTTCATATTAACCAAATAAATAGATGGATAAAAGATTAGATCTTGGTATAAAAAGTGGTCTGGCAAACCAGATATTATGCGGATTTGTTTTAGGCGGAATTTCTGGCGATGAAGGACTGAAGGAGAATTCAGAAAAATTATTAGACCAACTGGGCGAAGAGATGGGTGATTTAACAGATTATACATTTAACACCGGACTGACAGGTATAGGATGGATGATAGAATATTGCATGCAGCAAGGTTTTCTCGATATTAATACCGATGATGTTTTGGAAGATTTGGATGATAACTGTTATAAAAGAACTTTAATTAACCTGAGTAACAAACGCTATGATATTGATGAGTTACTTGGCTTAACAATTTATCATTTAATTAGAAGTAAAAGTAAAAATGTAGGTGCACATTATTACAGGCAATTTATTCATATCGAATGTGTAAAATTATTAGCCAGACACTTAAATAAGTATCTGACAGAAAATTTAAAAAAAATAAAAAATGGCAAGAGTTTATCAATAGATAAGCTGAATGATATCACCAGGGTGATGTTAAAAATCTCTCATTTAGTTGGCCAAACAAAACTCGAAAAAATATTCGAGACAGCATTTTACGCCACAATTGATAATTTCCGATCGTTTTACCAACACCTTTTGTCGGGTAAGTGCTCCGCAAGTGCAGAAATTGCGTTGCATAGACTTATTTGCTTTAATTTACTGATGGTAGTAACACAATATGATCACCCAATGTGGATTACTGAATTTGAAAGTTATTTCAATAGGCTGAGTGAAATTCAAATTAATCTGGACAAAACCTATAATGAGAAGCAACAAGTTTTAGAAGAGATGTTTAACCATTCGAAGATTGCAAATGCCAAGTTACCTTACTGGTTAAATCTCGATAAGGGAAGGGAACTATTGAGTTTCTTTTTGTCTAATTATAGTCTTTTTAAAGTAACACCACATTTTAATTAACCAATAGCTAAGTGAAAAAATTTCCCTTTTTTAAACAACTTGATCAAATGGACTGCGGCCCTTCATGCTTACGGATGATTGCCAAATTTTATGGGCGTAATTATAGTTTGCAAAGATTACGGGAAATATCTGGTATAAATAAACAAGGCGTATCACTGTTGGGAATAAGCGAGGCTGCTGAGAAAATCGGATTTAGAACATTTGGAACAAAATTAGGTTTAGAAAAATTAAACGAAGTTGAACTACCTGTAATCTTACATTGGAAACAAAAGCATTTTGTTGTACTCCATCAAATAACAACTAAATCACCAAGAAAAAAGATATACCATATTGCAGACCCCGCCAAAGGCTTAATTAATTATAAAGAATCAGAGTTTATCAAATATTGGGTTAATGGTACTGGTCAGTCCCACATAGATGGTGTTTCCTTATTACTATCTCCAACACCTTCTTTTTTTAACCAGGGAGGTGATCCAGATAAGGGGCTTAATTTCAGCTACATGCTGGGTTATTTGTATAAATACAAAAAACTCATTTTACAATTATTTCTTGGGTTATTAGTAGGAAGTTTATTACAACTCATTTTGCCTTTTTTAACCCAATCAGTAGTAGATGTAGGCATCAATACGAGGAACTTAAACTTTGTTTATATAGTGCTTATCGCACAAACAATGCTATTTCTAGGTCGAATGAGTGTCGATTTCATTAGATCGTGGATACTCCTGCATATGACTACCAGGCTAAATATCTCCATTTTAACCGATTTTCTGATCAAATTGATGAAATTACCAATGCATTTTTTCGAAACAAAAATGACTGGTGATATTATGCAGCGAATGAGTGATCAAAGTAGAATTCAGAGTTTTCTAACCGGCCCATCCCTCAATACAATTTTTACGTCTTTTAACCTAATCATTTTTGCTTTCGTCTTAGCTTATTACAACTTAAACATCTTTATGATTTTTTTGGTTAGTAGTATCTTATATAGCTTGTGGGTAATGTTCTTCCTTAAAAAAAGACGTGAGTTAGACATGAAACGTTTCGATATTTCTTCAGAGAACCAGGGAAATATTGTGCAGCTAATCAGCGGGATGCAAGAAATTAAACTAAACAACTGCGAACAGCAAAAAAGGTGGGAGTGGGAGCGGATTCAGGCAAGCCTGTTTAAGTTTAGTGTAAAAAGTTTGGCCCTTGGGCAGTATCAAAGATTTGGTGCCTTCTTTATTAACGAGGGCAAGAATATAATTATCACATTCACTGTAGTTAAATCTGTTATAGATGGCAACCTCACACTTGGTGCAATGATGGCCGTACAGTATGTTGTTGGACAATTAAGTTCTCCTGTGGAACAAATATTAGGTTTTCTACAGGCTTATCAAGATGCTAAAATAAGCTTAGAAAGATTAAATGAAATTCATGAGCTTAAAGATGAAGAACCAATAGATAAAAAATTTATTTATGAATTGCCCATCCAAAAAACAATTAACATACAAAAATTAAGTTTTACCTATCCGGGAGCTGGTAACGACCCTGTACTGAATGATATTGATTTAATAATTCCAGAAGGAAAAACAACAGCTATTGTAGGCATGAGTGGTAGTGGTAAGACTACAATTTTAAAACTATTACTCAGGTTTTATGATGTTGAAAAGGGCGATATTAAAATTGGAAATACCTCGCTTAGCCAAATTGGATATAAATATTGGAGAAGCCAGTGTGGGATAGTGATGCAGGATGGCTTTATTTTTTCAGATACCATTGCCAGAAATATTGCTGTAGGAGATGAGTACCCCGACAGGTCTAAGTTACAACATGCCATCGATGTAGCAAACATTGGCGATTTTATTGATACACTACCACTAGGGGTAGAAACTAAAATAGGTGCTGCGGGTAATGGGATCAGCCAAGGACAAAGACAGCGATTGTTAATTGCCAGGGCAGTTTATAAAGATCCGATGTATATTTTCTTTGATGAAGCAACCAATGCGTTAGATGCTAACAACGAAAAGGTAATTATGAAAAATTTAGAAACTTTTTTCAAAGGCCGTACAGTTGTAGTGGTGGCGCACCGTTTAAGTACCGTTAAAAATGCCGACCATATAATCGTATTAGATAAAGGCCGGATCATAGAAAAAGGTACGCATCGGGAGTTGGTTAATGCGAGTGGAGAATACTTTGAATTAGTAAAAAATCAATTAGAAATTGGCGTGTAATGGAAGAGGTGAAAAATGTGGAACCTTCACACTATGAAATAAATAGTGAAGAAATTAATGATATCATTACTGCAGTTCCCTCTTGGATATTGAGAAGGGGGATCTCACTGGTATTTATCATCCTGGTCCTCGTTATCGCGGTTTCTTCAATAGTTCAGTACCCCGATATTGTAAAAGCAAATCTGAAAGTTAATTCATTAAATGCCCCGAAGGCCATTTATACAAAGGAAGGCGGGAAAATTACAGAATTGTTAGTCAAGGAAGGAGCTTATGTTAACAAAGGTGAACCTCTTGCTTTTATTGAGAGTGTTGCAGCCCATAATGATGTTTTAAAATTTAATAGGCAGCTTCACCTTTTAAATGATGAGCTTATTGCAAAAAAAAGTATTCAGGAAGTAAATTTTGACCAATTGAATTTGGGTGAGCTTCAGGCGGCTTACCAGGTTTTTTACGAGCAATACTTAAAATATATATCTGCTCAAAATGGCGGTTATTATTCGAATAAGAAAAGGTATTTAGAAAAAGATTTAATAGAAATCGATAAAATGAAATCTCAGATCTTAGTGCAAAGAAAAATCCAGGAAAAAGAGTTTGCCAATACCGAAGAAGAGTTTTTTGCCTATAAAAAGTTATTTCAAAAAGGTGTTATCTCTAATAATGAATATAAACAACAGGAAAACAAATATCTCGCCAGTAAATATCCGCTTCAACAATCTGAAGCGTCTATATTAAATAACAAAAGCCTCAATGCAAATAAAAGAAAAGAGATTTTAGAGCTTGAGCATATCATACAGGATGAAAGATTAAAGTTCTTGCAATCCTTGGGTATTATATTGAGCGAAACAGAAGCCTGGGTTAATAAATTTATCGTTAAAGCACCTATAAATGGGAAACTTAGTTATGCCGGAATATTACAGGAAAATCAAACCGTAAATGTAAATCAAGAGATTTTTATCATCAACCCATTAAGTGCTGATTTTTTTGGAGAAGTCTACATTCCTCAATTTAATATGGGGAAAGTTAAAGTTGGACAAAGAGCATTGGTTAAAATGAGGAGTTTTCCTTTCGAACAATATGGGTTAATCAGGGCAAAAGTGAGCTACATTTCTGACGTTGCCATAAAGGATAGTGTATTCTTAGCTAAGATAGATTTTGAAAGAATAGAGAATAAAGAGGCTGAATATAAAATTTCACTAAAGAATGGGATGCAAGCAGATGTTGAAATAGTGACAGAAGAAAGCTCTTTGCTTAAACGATTTTTAAGAAATATTATTAAGATTTTTAATAATTAAAGGCAATGAATGGTAGCCATCATTTAGCATATGCAAATTAGAATTTCAAAGATAGTAGTTAGTTTAGTTAGTGAGCCCCTTGCCGCCGGAGGCGGCAAAGGGGTTTTTATATTTTAGGCTCTATATAAAGCAAGTGTTTATTTATTATTCCGGTTCAATCTATCGCTAAATTTTCGGTAACATATTTAAAACTCAAACGTTTGCGCTAAAACATTTTTATCATTATCAGTTAATCATCAGTAATTTGGATCAATAAAATAAATTATACACACAGAATGAAGAGAAAATTAACCATTTTATTTACATCATTATTTATTGCGGGGCAAATCAGTGCACAAGATCTGCCTTCCGAACTGCAAACCCCCGAAGTGGTTTCAGTAAACCGCTTGCCTATGCGGGCATCGGCTTTTGCTTTCGAAAATCAAGATTTGGCAACTAAAAGAGCTAAAGAAAAATCAGAATATTTTTTATCATTAAATGGTACCTGGAAGTTTAACTGGGTAAAAGATCCACGTAAAAGACCTACGGATTTCTACAAATTAGATTTTGATGATAAAGGCTGGGATAATTTTAAAGTACCTGCCAATTGGGAAACTAATGGTTATGGTACCCCAATTTATGTAAATCAACCTTACGAATTTGCTGGCCGTCAGTTAACCGGAGCCAGAATGAACCCACCATTCGATATTCCTGCAGATAATAACCCGGTAGGTTCGTACCGGAAGAAAATCAATATTCCGGCTAATTGGAGCGGTAGACAGGTGTTTATCAGCTTAGGTGCTGTAAAATCTGCTTTTTATATCTGGGTAAACGGAAAAAAAGTGGGGTATAGTGAAGATAGTAAACTGGCTGCAGAATTCGATATTACCAAATATGTTAAACCTGGAGAAAATACCATCGCACTGCAAGTGTACAGATGGAGCGATGGAACCTATTTAGAATGCCAGGACATGTGGCGCATATCGGGAATAGAGCGTGAGGTTTATTTATATTCAACACCAAAATTAGATATCCGCGATTTCAAAGTTATTGGAAATTTGGATGCTACCTATACCAACGGATTGTTAAATGTAGATTTAGCGGTAGAAAATTATAAAATCGATCAGCGTACTAACCACAGTCGCCCGGATAGTTTTTATGTAGCGCTTGATTTAGTTGATGCTAAAGGAAATAATGTCTGGAAAGATGCGACTACTATTCAAAAAGTATTAGGCAATTATAAAACGGATCTTTCTTTTAAAACACAGATCAGTAATGTGAAAAACTGGTCAGCAGAAATCCCTTATTTATATACACTTTACATCACTTTAAAAGATAAAAACAATAAAATAATCGAGGTAATTCCACAACGCGTGGGCTTCCGTTCGGTAGAAATTAAAGGCAGCGATTTATTGGTTAATGGTAAACGTGTGTTTTTAAAAGGTGTAAACAGGCACGAACATAATGCCACACAAGGCCATACTTTAACCCATGCCGATATGGAGAAAGATATGGAAATGATGAAGAAACTGAATGTAAATGCTGTTCGTCATTCTCACTATCCACCCGATCCTTATTGGATGGAGCTTTGCGATGAATACGGTTTATACGTCATCGACGAGGCCAATATCGAATCACATGGCCGTTATTACAGTTTGGAAACGACTTTTGCTAACGATAAACAATGGCGTATTCCTCATCTTGAGCGCATTACCAGAATGTACGAGCGTGATAAAAACCACGCATCGGTCATTACCTGGTCCTTAGGTAACGAAGCGGGTAATGGTGTTAACTTTTACGAAGCTTACCAATGGCTTAAAGGAAAAGATTTCCGTCCGGTACAGTACGAAAGGGCAGAGAGCGACTTCAATACCGATATGATTGTTCCGCAATATCCTTCGCCAAATTATCTGCCACGTTATTCAAAACAGGATAAAGAAACCCGTCCGTTTATTATGAGCGAATATGCCCACATTATGGGTAACAGTTTGGGTAATTTTAAAGAATATTGGGATGCCATTGAGAACAACCCTAAACTACAGGGTGGTTTTGTTTGGGAATGGATAGATCAGGCAATCGATACCGTTAAAAACGGCAAACGCATTATGGCTTATGGAGGTGATTTCCCGCTAAGCGGCCCCGTTGACGAAAACTTTAGCGATAACGATTTTTGTGTAAAGGGTGTTGTTACGGCCTACCGTGGCATGACGCCAATGGCTGTGGAATTGAAAAAAGTACATCAATATATTAAAACTACTTTTAACGGCAACAACCAGATTAATGTAAACAATAGTTATTTCTTTAAAGATATCAGCAATGTACAATTAAACTGGGAATTGGTTGAAGATGGGAAAGTGATCGAGAATGGGGTAGTCAGTAACCTGAATGTTGGCGCACGCCAAACACAGATGTTAAGCCTGCCATTTAAAACGAATTATGCTGCTGGAAAAGAATATTTCTTAAACGTTCATTACCGCTTAAAAACAGCTGAGCCATTTTTAGAAAAAGGTTATGAAGTTGCTTACGAGCAGATTGCATTAGCAGGTACGCCAAAAGCCAATGTTTATAACAGCAACAAGAAAGCTTTGAAGGTTGAGCAGACAGCAGAAAAAGCGGTGGTTAAGGGAAGCGATTTTACCATCACTTTCGATTTAATTAAAGGGACGTTAGCAAGTTATGTTTCTAAAGGACAAGAATTACTGGCTTCTGGTCCACAACCTGGATTTTACCGTGCGCCAACTGATAATGACATCGGTGCAGGTTTAAACACAAAACTACGCATGTGGCGTAATGTATATCAGGATAACAATACAAGTAATATTAAATCAACTATAAATTCAACCGCTGATGGCTTTATCCTAACTGTTAA
This genomic interval carries:
- a CDS encoding ABC transporter ATP-binding protein, whose translation is MKKFPFFKQLDQMDCGPSCLRMIAKFYGRNYSLQRLREISGINKQGVSLLGISEAAEKIGFRTFGTKLGLEKLNEVELPVILHWKQKHFVVLHQITTKSPRKKIYHIADPAKGLINYKESEFIKYWVNGTGQSHIDGVSLLLSPTPSFFNQGGDPDKGLNFSYMLGYLYKYKKLILQLFLGLLVGSLLQLILPFLTQSVVDVGINTRNLNFVYIVLIAQTMLFLGRMSVDFIRSWILLHMTTRLNISILTDFLIKLMKLPMHFFETKMTGDIMQRMSDQSRIQSFLTGPSLNTIFTSFNLIIFAFVLAYYNLNIFMIFLVSSILYSLWVMFFLKKRRELDMKRFDISSENQGNIVQLISGMQEIKLNNCEQQKRWEWERIQASLFKFSVKSLALGQYQRFGAFFINEGKNIIITFTVVKSVIDGNLTLGAMMAVQYVVGQLSSPVEQILGFLQAYQDAKISLERLNEIHELKDEEPIDKKFIYELPIQKTINIQKLSFTYPGAGNDPVLNDIDLIIPEGKTTAIVGMSGSGKTTILKLLLRFYDVEKGDIKIGNTSLSQIGYKYWRSQCGIVMQDGFIFSDTIARNIAVGDEYPDRSKLQHAIDVANIGDFIDTLPLGVETKIGAAGNGISQGQRQRLLIARAVYKDPMYIFFDEATNALDANNEKVIMKNLETFFKGRTVVVVAHRLSTVKNADHIIVLDKGRIIEKGTHRELVNASGEYFELVKNQLEIGV
- a CDS encoding glycoside hydrolase family 2 is translated as MKRKLTILFTSLFIAGQISAQDLPSELQTPEVVSVNRLPMRASAFAFENQDLATKRAKEKSEYFLSLNGTWKFNWVKDPRKRPTDFYKLDFDDKGWDNFKVPANWETNGYGTPIYVNQPYEFAGRQLTGARMNPPFDIPADNNPVGSYRKKINIPANWSGRQVFISLGAVKSAFYIWVNGKKVGYSEDSKLAAEFDITKYVKPGENTIALQVYRWSDGTYLECQDMWRISGIEREVYLYSTPKLDIRDFKVIGNLDATYTNGLLNVDLAVENYKIDQRTNHSRPDSFYVALDLVDAKGNNVWKDATTIQKVLGNYKTDLSFKTQISNVKNWSAEIPYLYTLYITLKDKNNKIIEVIPQRVGFRSVEIKGSDLLVNGKRVFLKGVNRHEHNATQGHTLTHADMEKDMEMMKKLNVNAVRHSHYPPDPYWMELCDEYGLYVIDEANIESHGRYYSLETTFANDKQWRIPHLERITRMYERDKNHASVITWSLGNEAGNGVNFYEAYQWLKGKDFRPVQYERAESDFNTDMIVPQYPSPNYLPRYSKQDKETRPFIMSEYAHIMGNSLGNFKEYWDAIENNPKLQGGFVWEWIDQAIDTVKNGKRIMAYGGDFPLSGPVDENFSDNDFCVKGVVTAYRGMTPMAVELKKVHQYIKTTFNGNNQINVNNSYFFKDISNVQLNWELVEDGKVIENGVVSNLNVGARQTQMLSLPFKTNYAAGKEYFLNVHYRLKTAEPFLEKGYEVAYEQIALAGTPKANVYNSNKKALKVEQTAEKAVVKGSDFTITFDLIKGTLASYVSKGQELLASGPQPGFYRAPTDNDIGAGLNTKLRMWRNVYQDNNTSNIKSTINSTADGFILTVKSSLLKGDAETTQEFNVSADGTVKVNNQFKAVTGNYKSLMRIGNDLQLKNDYSNIQWYGRGPGENYVDRKTASLIGTYKSTVSDQYFPYARPQESGNKTDVRWVTFTNKAGKGLRFEFADQLLNFNALPYSVEDLDPEAEKKQYHSGELVKRNQIYVHMDMQQLGVQGIDSWGSMPLIQYQIPFKDYQYSYYIKPIK